The genome window CCGCGGGTGCCGTGCATATCATCGAGACCTTGCGCAAGGCGGGCCGGCAGGCCCTTCTGGCCGGAGGATGCGTCCGCGACTCTCTTCTAGGCCGCCCCCCCGAGGATTGGGATATTGCGACCGATGCCCCGCCCGAGGAAGTGATTGCCCTTTTTGACAAAACCCTCGCCGTGGGCGCGCGGTTCGGTGTCGTGAAGGTCCGCATCGGGAAGGATGATTACGAAGTGGCCCGGTTCCGGAAGGAGGGGCCCTATCTCGACGGTAGACATCCCCAATCGGTCGAACCCGCTGGGCCCCGCGAGGACGCGCTTCGAAGAGACTTCACCATCAACGGCATGTTCTACGATCCGGTGGCCGGCGAGGTCGTGGACTACGTAGGCGGACAGGATGATTTGAGCGAAAAAATACTCCGCACCATCGGCACCCCGGAGCAGCGGTTCGAAGAAGACCACCTGCGTCTCCTCCGCGCGGTGCGTTTCTCCACCCGGCTGGATTTCGATATTGCCCCCGATACGCTGTCGGCCATGAAGAAGTTCGCCCACCGAATCCAAAGGACGAGCACCGAGCGCATCCGCGATGAGCTGACGGCCATGTGGACCGGTCCGCGCGCGGACCGCGCGGCACAGCTCCTGCTCGAGACCAGCCTGCTGGAGGCGGTGCTTCCCGAGGTGGCCGCAATGGAGAACGTTGCCCAGCCGCCGGAGTTCCACCCCGAGGGCGACGTCTGGACACACACAAAACTCATGCTCGGCATGCTCGATGCGCCCTCCCCCACCCTGGCGTGGGGCGTCCTCCTGCATGACGTCGGCAAGCCCGTGACCTACTCGGTTTCCGACCGGATCCGTTTCAACGGCCATGCCAAAGAAGGCGTGAAAATCACCGAAAATATCTGCGCTAGGCTCCGGATGTCGAACCCGGATGCCACCCGGATTCGCGATCTGGTGAAACACCACATGCGTTTCATGCAGGTGCGGGAGATGCGCGAGAGCCGCCGGAAACGATTTCTCCGCGAACCTTTTTTTCCGGAACTCCTGGAACTCCACCGGATAGACTGCATGGCCTCCGGCGCAAAACTCAAAAACTACGAATTCTGCAAAGAGGAACTGGCGAAAATGTCCCTGGCGGAACTCCATCCCCCGCCCCTTCTGGATGGGCATGCGCTCATCGAAATGGGCTTTCCCCCTGGGCCCCGCTTTCAAGAGGTTCTCTCGGCCCTTGAAGACGAACAGCTCGAGGGACGCATCACCACGGTGGAAGAAGCGCGGCGCTTTGTCATCGCACAGATGTCGGGCGCGGATGCGGACAAGGCGCTTTGATGTCAAAATAGAAACGACGTTCGCCCGTTTCCATCGACCCCAGCCCCGCGCAGCAGGAGAATGAGAACGTGGCCCCAACCCGCTCCATCCGCATGACGGACCGCGACATCCATCTGGCGCTGCGCCGGATGGCCTTGGAAATCGTCGAAAAATGCGGGGCCGACACGCTCCTCGCCCTCGTAGGAATCCGCACGCGGGGGGAGCCGATCGCCCACCGAATCGCCGGAATC of bacterium contains these proteins:
- a CDS encoding CCA tRNA nucleotidyltransferase, with the protein product MKVPAGAVHIIETLRKAGRQALLAGGCVRDSLLGRPPEDWDIATDAPPEEVIALFDKTLAVGARFGVVKVRIGKDDYEVARFRKEGPYLDGRHPQSVEPAGPREDALRRDFTINGMFYDPVAGEVVDYVGGQDDLSEKILRTIGTPEQRFEEDHLRLLRAVRFSTRLDFDIAPDTLSAMKKFAHRIQRTSTERIRDELTAMWTGPRADRAAQLLLETSLLEAVLPEVAAMENVAQPPEFHPEGDVWTHTKLMLGMLDAPSPTLAWGVLLHDVGKPVTYSVSDRIRFNGHAKEGVKITENICARLRMSNPDATRIRDLVKHHMRFMQVREMRESRRKRFLREPFFPELLELHRIDCMASGAKLKNYEFCKEELAKMSLAELHPPPLLDGHALIEMGFPPGPRFQEVLSALEDEQLEGRITTVEEARRFVIAQMSGADADKAL